The nucleotide sequence TCCTCTCAATCTATGCTTCTATGAATCAAGGTCTGATTCTGCCAGCAGCACCTATTATGCCTTCCAGCCCAGCATGCCAGCTCCTGAAGGGGTATGGGAGAGAATATCACAGACCCTTTACCAACAGCCAAACCCACCTCCACTGCACCTCCACATAAACGACCTACCTGGGACTCGTACTTGAGTCTTCGGCTCACCTCCTCCTTGAAGGCTGACAGGTTGGCCGGGGCCTCCCCACAGGGGAACTTGGCCAAGACCTCGATTGCATGTTCCCGGGGAAAGCCTCTCTCTCCATAGGTCAGCGACGAGGGGTCCACAAACTCGCTGAGGGCGCAGACGTACGCCTCTCCTCGAAGCAGTGAAATGACAGACCAGGTCACTGGAGCCACGGCGGCACGGCCCAGGATGGAGCTCAAGAGCaggaaattgggggcagctgagcaGTTCTTGGCCCGTCGGAGCTGACATTCAGCCACCAGGTTCCATGTGTGAGTGTTGAGGATGACGCCGATGAGGAAGAGGGCCAGAGCAGGGACCCCGATGGCTGTCAGCCCATAGATGTAGTTTCTGGCTGGAGAGCAGGGACAGTGGAAGGCCACTACAGAGAAGAGCTCCTGGCTCCCCACCGTGCCCAGGGCCACCAGCCCATTGAAGATCATGACATCTTTGCTCTTGAAAAAGAGTGACAGGAATCGGAAATTCTCCATAATGAGGGCCGCCATGGTGATGAACCAAGAGGTTTAATCTgcagaaatgaagaagagggGTCTGAGTGAATTCAGATATTAGACCCCCTTTTTCCCAGGGAAAAAGGGACGAGGTTGCCCAGGGGACCTGTGATCCAATACCTCAAGTTAGGGGCTGGGAGATGTTGTTTCCTTTTCAGAgaatgtgtgattctgggcaagtcccttcttcccttttactGACTTTAGCACCCCCATCTgtgaaaggggaggggagaatccTTAAATGTCCCCTCCTATTTCTCAGGGTTGTacgaaaagaaagaaaatagcaataTCTCATTTTCACAGATCTTCATCTCCAAAGCACAGAAGTCCTCACTATGACCCTGAGAGGCAGGTAGGGCAggtgttattttccttttattttgcaaatgaggaaacagaaactcaGGGAATTGGAAGGTTTACACAAAATTAAGATGTCAAAGGCAGAGCTAGTCTGGAGCTCTTGGTTTATGACTCCTCTGGGAAgccactagattgtaagcttcttgagggcatttttgcattttgcatttctttgtagtCCTGGCATATAGCATGGTGCTGGGGGCACAGAAGGCACTTGCATGAATGCTGTATGACTGAGCAGGATGGAAAACATGACAGAAAAGTAACAGaactggggtagctaggtggctcagtagatagccaggccaagagaccagaggtcctggattcaaatttgacctcagacacttccccaattgcctaacccataccactcttctaccttggaaccaatattgagtattgattctaagacaaaatgtaagggttgtggggcagctgggtagctcagtggagtgagagtcaggcctagagacaggaggtcctaggttcaaacccggcctcagccacttcccagctgtgtgaccctgggcaagtcacttgacccccattgcccacccttaccaatcttccacctatgagacaatacaccgaagcacaagggtttaaaaaaaaaaatgtaagggttgttgtttttatGAAGGGGACCGGCTCCTCTGAGACTCTGTCTTCCTATGATGGGGCTGAGATCATTAGGAGCTGGGCTGAGCTAACAGGGTTTTCAGTTCTGTTTTGGGCAACTTCAGCCTCCTCTCCCTGGGACTCTCTCTGCAAAGCTTTTCCTTAGGCCTTATCCTTGGGCCACCTTCTCCCACCCCATTCTCTTGCCCCAGGCAGGACAGAGAAGAACTAGGCCCCATCTGTACCCCACAAATGCAGAAAACAACGGCTTCCAGGCCCAACGACACTGGGAAGCTGGGAGCAGAACTTGGGTACTTGCCTCCCCCTGCATTCTGCCAATGCTTTACTTCTCAGAACTATTCTAAGGTTATCACTAAGAAATTGGGCTGAGTGAGGGAATGAGGTGAGGCTTTGGGAAGTTCTTTCATTAAAGGAGGACACTGTGGGAGGCCTCTAGGGGTCCCTGCTCTCCTCTAGGCCCTATTCTCTGGGGGCTTCTCTGTCTTTAAttgttttaagtttgttttttattgtgaACATGACAATAATCAACAAACATATCTCGATatacaaggaataaaaaaaaagacaatgaactGCATAAGAAACCATAAACTCCTTAGAAACCTGTTACATCTactttgtattttaaataaacaCACTATATTATGTACATGATATATTATGCATGTTATTACACTTCAAGTAGCACCAAAAACTCCTTAATACTTCATTTTGTTtgattctatgcatttaaaaacatgtaaaTGATCTTTTGGGGAGTCACAGCCATTCCCCATGAACCTATTCCCCCAAAGATGTCTACGTTTAGAGCAGAGAATGGATAGTCCTGCCTAGATTTAGCTCAGGCGAGGCCTGAAGCTGCTAGGGGTTAAGTGTTCTCTTTCCCCCCTTGTCTCTGgtctgggaggaaggaagaagctgCTCTTCCTCGGGCTCTGCAAAGCATCCAGGGAGTCCTAAGGGCCCACATGTACTTCTTAGAAGATGGCAGTGGCGGGGGCGGGGAGCCAGGACTGACCAGATGGGTGCTGGCGCTGCGAGAACAAAGCACCCACACTCCCACCACCACTTTTGGACACTTTGATCTCCTTCCCAGAGAGAACATGAGTCTGGGCCCTGTTGGGCCTCTACCCTTAATGATCAGGGCCtccccaaagaaaaaaaagatgcagTTTCACTTTCCCTCTTCCAAGTCCCACTTCCTTCCCTGGTTTCCCTTTGAGGTCCtgtccaccccacccccctttaTCCTAACTCAGAAGTCTGAGCAATCCTGTACAAGCAAAAACTTGGCCCTGGCTGCTAAACTTCAGTCCTCTGCTTTAGTCTCTCCGTTCCTTTCCTGGGCTCCTCTCTGGCTGGGGGGTAGGGCGAcggaggggggggggggtcttctATGGGAAGGGCTGGGGACAGGGGCCCCAGGCTGCGGAGTAAATCCCCACACCCCGTCCCCTTTTGGGTCCTCTCCCCTTTCCGAGCCCGCAGAGC is from Gracilinanus agilis isolate LMUSP501 chromosome 2, AgileGrace, whole genome shotgun sequence and encodes:
- the CALHM2 gene encoding calcium homeostasis modulator protein 2, which encodes MAALIMENFRFLSLFFKSKDVMIFNGLVALGTVGSQELFSVVAFHCPCSPARNYIYGLTAIGVPALALFLIGVILNTHTWNLVAECQLRRAKNCSAAPNFLLLSSILGRAAVAPVTWSVISLLRGEAYVCALSEFVDPSSLTYGERGFPREHAIEVLAKFPCGEAPANLSAFKEEVSRRLKYESQLFGWLLIGMVAILVFLAKLLKHCCSPLGYRQEAYWAQYRANESQLFQRTAEVHSRVLAANNVRRFFGFVALDKDDKELVQEFVVEGTQPRPQWNAITGVYLYRENQGFPLYSRLHKWAQGIVGNGTGPDNLEMAFLAS